TCCAATTCATCCATAAAAGATGCATTCTTACCATCCTTGCGCCAGTAATCACGTAATGTATTAATTGCGATAGCGTTAAGCCACGATGAAAACTGTTTTTCTTGCGAAAATTGCTCTAACTTTTCATACGCTTTTAAGAAAACATCTTGTGCCAGTTCTGCCGCTATTGCCTGCGACTGAACAGAACGAAAAAAAATACTATAAATTTTAGCCTGATACTTCGACACCAGCAATGCGTATGCGTCTGTGTTTCCATTACGTATAGAAACAACAATATCTCTGTCGGAAGGCGAAGAGTTTTGCTGAAAGGGAGTGTGCTGCATCACCAAGTACTACGTCGCAAAACGGCATTTGGTCACAAAAAAATTATATTTTTTATTTTAGTAAAAATACCAGCAGGTAAGCTTTCGGTGCTTTTTTTACGCCAAAAAATAGTTCTATCGCACTTAGCAAATACTTTTGGATTGCAACAAAAAAGGCTTAGAAGATAATATCTTCTAAGCCTTACGACCTGTCAAAATAATAAGTTAAAAGCTTGATTTAAAACTACAATTGCGAATAAATCGCCTGCAATTTTGAAAGATGAACTCTTTCTTCTTGAATACATTCACGAACAGCATCTTTTTCAGTATCTGGTACAAATGTTTCCATTTCCATAAAGAACAGTAAGGTATCTTTTTCAAAGCTCATAGCCATGCGTACAGCAGCTTTTTCATTATCGACAACTGCTGCTTTAAGATCACTATCTTGATCCGTGAATAATGCATGTGATTCAATAAGTCCTTGAATATATGCACCGTACTCTTCACTAGTAGCCCAAGCTGGCAATTCTATTTCACCGAGACGCTTCGCAAGGGACTGGAATATGCCCTGATGCTTGGCTTCTTCATTTGCTAAATAATGGAAAAGTTCGCGGGTCTTCGGATTAGTGGCAGATTTTTCAAGTGAAAGATAAAACTCACGACCTTTCTTCTCAATTTCAACTGCAATAGTAGCGATTTCATTAGCGCGGAAAAAACTTGCCATAGTATCTCCTGACGTTGAGGTGTTGTGCGGCTACTGGCACGCTGCACCATTACTGCTTGAGCTTCAGCTGCTGCGAATCCAGTACGCTTTTTTTGATTGTGCACATAAAAAAAATATATCGTCAATTCCCGTATGCAATTTCTTTAAACAAAGATAGATGACTGTACTTTTTTTATAGCACACATTATCGGCTAACGGAATCGGTGTTCCCTTTTTGATACAATAAAACAATATTGCTACTCTTTCCTTCGCTAATTTAAAAGTTTTCTACAAAAAAAGCCCCCATTTC
The window above is part of the Halodesulfovibrio sp. genome. Proteins encoded here:
- a CDS encoding RNA polymerase sigma factor, with translation MQHTPFQQNSSPSDRDIVVSIRNGNTDAYALLVSKYQAKIYSIFFRSVQSQAIAAELAQDVFLKAYEKLEQFSQEKQFSSWLNAIAINTLRDYWRKDGKNASFMDELDGNHTICHCTVETDVLKNKLMQVVQQLPVLYREALLLRYRDDLSIKEIADSLGIGESAAKMRLKRGIEIVSATVGGNYE
- a CDS encoding ferritin family protein, with the protein product MASFFRANEIATIAVEIEKKGREFYLSLEKSATNPKTRELFHYLANEEAKHQGIFQSLAKRLGEIELPAWATSEEYGAYIQGLIESHALFTDQDSDLKAAVVDNEKAAVRMAMSFEKDTLLFFMEMETFVPDTEKDAVRECIQEERVHLSKLQAIYSQL